TGGCACTCAGGCCTGCCAGGTGTTGAGGAGCTGAGGAAAACCTGTGACCTGCTGGTGGTGGAGCCAGGCGTGGAGGCCGTGTGCTGGGAACGGGAGGCGGACAGACAGCAAAGACGCTGGCAGCTCCCGGACATTCCTCAGGCACAGCCTGCTACTAttacttcagcagcagcttggctTAGCCCTGGGATATTTATGTGGCTCCATGACTTGGCAGCCTGCcactgcttttctatttttttttaaagaaacgGCCATGAAAGGGAAACGACGGATTCCAAAAGTTTCTTTCAGCAGActattgaagaaaatgaaaagttttcagGAATTAGCTTGCTCTTATATCCACTTACTGCCTTGGAAAGTGTACTATCCGGCACTGAATACAAGCATcaccatctagttccaaaacaaaacatgaaaatcacACTACTGAAAGTAACTGAAGGGTAACCGGGGAAGGGAGCAAATGGTCTCCCCCCGAACGGTGCCTGTATCTTCAGAGTTCCAGTTAATATGGATTCCACAGAGGATGCCTGATAGATGGAAGGCATTTCTGATGTATTGGTAATGGAACTCTCctgaattttgtcatttttgctgCCATGCCGAGAGTATGTAATGTAATAAAAATCTGTTGCATGCCACAGCCTTGCAGTTCTCAGGGACTGAAGGCATGGATGCATATGTGCATACTGCATAGATGTGCATCCTTTGCTCAGATTGAACTGCACTTGTTTCTGTGGGGAAGAGACGAAAAAGCACTCTGTGACCCCTAAGTTGCTCTGTGATAACTTAGCTGCTCTGTAACAACATGTTGCAGGCTTATGGACACAgccacagagaagcagaagaagcaGACAGACCAAAATGTTCCAACTTGATTAGGCTATTACGAGCACGGTACCTGCCACATCCAGAATGAGAAGATTCCCTTTTCCTTGTATCAGGTGGTGCCTGAAGAAAAAGACTCACTGCATCATCAACAGTGTTAGGTGGAGGTCTCAAGAATGCATGTGTGGGTGACAGAGGCATGCAAGCTGAAGCACGGTGTTCCCAGTGGGAAGATGGTGACATAGAAGATGATGACTAGAAATGGTGAATGGGCTTTGGGTTGAGAGGACCATTGTGCACGTTAGTGGGAGCATGAAGCTCTCTATGGCAGTGATTCAGAGGGACATTCTGAGGTTTGGGAAGAAAGGGCTGAGCTCTTTGTTAGTCTGAGTAGAGGATTACTGAAGAACATTGTGTTAGTTAATATCAGATCTAAGGaactaaataaaacaagttCGGTCATGGCCTCCCAACACAGCCGCAGGGTGACCCTCAACAGCTTTAAATGCTGGATAAACATGCCATAAGCAAAGCATGCAATAATCACTGGTAGTTACAAATTTCTTTGGGTGCCTGAACAGATTATCTCCTTTACTGAGGAACTGACCATTGGAAAACACTGCTAAGAACAGTCTTAGCCAGGATTTTGCTAGCCATCAGTCTGCATTTTACTTGCAAACTTGTCTCATCCAAggctctgtcttctctttatCTGCCTGCTCCCCTGCCCCAGCTTGAAGGTTTAGtgtaatgttttcagtttaataACAATGTATGTTCCAAGGCCCTGAGTCGCATTAACTAAACTCAGCTCCGCTTCTGACATATTAGTTCTTtgttcttcaaattaaaaaaataatcaaaagctcatcattttcatcttctgaacATACTGTAAAAACCTTGTTTTGATCAGTTTTTCAAGGCGATTTTACTGTATCTGCTTCAAACTTTCTCTAGTAATCACTTAACTCCTGACCTAAGCTCCAGAATACAGGTATGAGAGAAGCATGGGAATTAATCTACTGAGCTGGGGTAATTCTTTCACTTGGGAACTCATTAATGCTTCATTGTTACCCCCCTGAAAAATCACCCTACCAAAAGTCAGAGTCATTCATTAATGACAGAAAGTGACCTTTCCTTCACAGCACTCTAGGAGTTGGTATGGGTGGTAACAAACAAAATAGACTGGAAATCTGCAAAATGAACTGAGAAATCAAAGCCATTGTATCCTAAAAATCTCTGCTTGGGTAAAGATGTAATTGACAACTTCAGGTTGACAGTGGTAATTGCCTCTGTTGTCAgcttaaacattttaattcttgGCTTTTGAGTCTTTCACAATTTTTGGTGGCTAAAGCATTACATCTGCTGTAGAGAAAGGTGCTGGAGAGTAGGGGCAATCTGATCACACACAGCTCTATTAACAGAGCTGGCAATTTACCTTACTCagactgctgcatttctgttgcCTTGACAGTGACTTTCCTTCCTGGAAGGGCTGGAGGGTACGGCCCCTTGTGTGGTGCGCTCTTGTCGCTGCCAGGAGCTCTGAATGCAATCCTGCTGGAAGAGGGCTGGCAAACACTGAGTGTCAGTAGCACGAGCAGCACGATGACTAAGGTGTGCAGGAACTGAAGATGCCACAGGCCCGTCTATTTACTTTGGTGGTACTTAAGATTGCTTTAAAGTAGGGAGACTTTGTGCATGTTTAACTCTCAGTGCattccttctctgctgtttcagaCCCTTCCCTTTCATGCCAGCTAAATCCTACTCAGCTTCCTTTTCTATCCCCTCTCCCCATTCAGCAAAGGCTCTGACTTTTGGTTAGCTCAATTTTACCCCAGCTTTAAATAACTGAACTCAAACATGTTGGCCAGACTGCTGCATATTACCACTTTTCCCACTTTTCTGCTAACATTTGTGTGACACACACTCATTTAATGTTTTGTACAGCCAAGTAGCGTTAGGCTGCTGATCTAAGCAATGCAGCTACATCTATGTAGAATTTAACTGTTATCGGCCAGAATTACTAACACTGTAGTTAAGCTGCTGTGGGGGTAGTAGTCATAACAACAGTAGCTTAAAACAAGAGCCAAATAACACTGGAGATAGTCTAatcctgctgttttctcctcGTCATTGTCACAGTACTTAGTTATTTTGAAAGATGCCCTTACATGCctgctgccttcttttctgTCAGTACAAAACCgcattctcttcttttccaaCAGCTGATCTTTGCCAAAGACTATACTTTCATCTAGATGTTCTTGTCTTCTGACCTCCCCAGCTGAATTATGACTTCACAGCAAAAAGACCCCTGCTTAGGttgcagttccttttcttatgtCAGATAGGAAAGAACTCAACCATGTATTAAAATAGGAGTGTGCGCTAAGTACTTGCTCAGTTTCCCACTGACTCCATGGGTTTTATGAAGCAACACTTCCTACCTGATCTAAAGAGAAACAGCACCTCTCCCCTCTCACCCTCCCAGCACAAAATTACAAGCAACATTTTCTCTTGTGAATTAGAACTAAGTATGAGTCAAATTCCAAGCACGAAGATAGTGTTTCATTGTGCTAACTCAAGGTCTCTGGAgactttttaatataaattattgaaatgaaaattctccATAAAACTTATCTTCATTCTTTCACTTGctccagaagaaagaaatagggTACAAGTAGAAATGGTAAAGCatgcaaatttgttttcttcttgtatgAGACAAATCCATAGAGGGTAAAAGTTGAATTATCTTTGCGTTAGCAGCATGTTGGTTTAGTGCTCTCAAGCATACATCCGAATTAGtagagccctgctgctgcttacAGCTGGACCTCCCCTCCATCACTACCAACCTGAGTCACAAATTCTCTCAAACTAAGTTCAGGGTACAGGGAAAGGACTATTTTTGTTCAGTTAATGCCCTTAGACCAAAAGTGCTTATAGCGTAATATACTATAAATCATTTTGTGAAAACCCTAAATACACTCTCATTGAGGTAGACAGAAGCATGCAAGCAAAGGCATACTATGCCATCATTCATATTCTTGTCAGTACGCAATTAGAGCTAATACTATTTTCAAATAAGACAATGTTTCTTTGAAAGTATATATTTCTTTACAGTGACATATACTAGTAAAGTGTGCCTCTTCAGATGAACCACTGACCACCACCGCTTACAAATCATGCCAACTGTTGTTCTACCAATTGTAAAGAAATGtcttaaagacatttttaatgaagttaaaaaagTGTTACATAAATAGCTGAGATCCCTCTTGAAgtgtttttattcttaattttgcACAGATGGAACAAGGATGGAAATTCAGCTTCACACTGTATATAAATCATTTGAAGTTACAGAAGCTACTGCTATCTTCTGCTTTGCACAAGCAAAGCATTCACCTACTGCTTAAATATTCCTGTTTTCCAAAGGGTACACTTAGCAACAGCACTGCAAGATGCTCAGAGAACagctgatgaaaatattttcttgtatttaaatgagatgaaattacaactttgctttgcttgtaaGTTAAAGCAGCCCCCAAATGCTGTCATTAATCCTCTGAGACTGTGCAACACGCAGCATAAATTCCCAAATGTTTAACGAGTCAAAACAAGGAGGTCATTGCTAACTGTGTACATAgtcacatacatacatatatgaaTCAAAGAAAGGCTTATATACAGATTTAACAGATTCACTCTGAACTTCTTACTTCAGTCTTCTAGGAAAACCAGCATGATTTATCAGTTTCAGTTATCTCACATATTTACAGGGCACACTGCCATTTTTGGACCACCTTCTCTCAATGCTGTGTTACACCACAGAGATTCCCCTACAGCAGGACTACGAATTGCTTCTTTCATTgccagttttgcttttttctggaTCAAAAGAACTGCcttcaaataacattttgtttctcattccTTCTTTAAGCATTCTTTGCCGAATCCTCTGTTGGGCTAAATTGTACCTGCAGTAAAAcctagagagagagagacaaaaagaaaatgggattCACTGCTTTATGTGTGATGGTATCAAATCAGTGTTATTCAGCCAACTGAAAAGTTGAAACCACAGAGAATGTGTTAGCAGACTTCACTATGAAATAATGCATAAAAAAATACTGGTACCTGCCATTTCTTTAAGGCAAACATTACTCAGCCATTGAGGAGCAGGCTATACGATATACAATTCCAATGGAAAATTCTCAGTTTTACAATTTGGACCTTAACCTCAAGAACGTTTAGTATGCTGCCTTTATAATCAGGACAGAAGAAAACCAGCaagttggtttttgtttgtttgttttccttatatacaaaataaatataaaaataagaattcaaaGGCATTGAATTCTTGTCcctcaaaaaaaattatttgggggagaaagaagaggacagttTGCTAGGCAGGTTATTTTTGGTGTTTCAAAAACAGTGGGTAAGGTCACACAAGGATTGCATTGTACAAAGCAGCCAACACAGGTCTGCCAAAATTCAAGAAGCATTTTACATACCAGTATCCTAACATTGTGCAAATAAAGCCACCGACTGCAAAGTCACAAGATCTTCTAACTCTacctgaaacaaaaacaaaaatgctcaAAAAAAGTTAAGAGAAATAACTTGGGTGACTTCCCATTATTCATAAAGTCTAACAAAATATCAACAAATGTATCTTTACGAATAAACACACAGGAAGACACAGAAGGTGTAAGTACTTACTAGTTGCTAAAAAATGTCCAAGACCCACAACTAAAGATCCCAGAGAGCCATACAGCACTGATTCTCGTGCACATGGGACATTTTTAACATCAAGAAATCCTAGGAGTTTGAAGGACtataaggaggaaaaacaaaacaacacaaattaatatttcaatgaaaaaatgaCTCTGTAGAAGTCTACCATGCCAATTTCACAGTAAAACTGACTCATCTTAGCAGTCAACAACAAACGCTGGAGGATTTCTTGCCTCCAAGGACCTATTTATATTTGAACAAAATCAATTTATATTTGAGCAAAAGGTGAACACACGCAGCTCCATCAAGAATCGTTATGAAAAAGTTAGCAATTGATTTAGGCAACATCATTTTGTATAAGCCTGGTGATCTATCATTCCTACTGAAGATTATAAGGGAactatttcatttcttcctttacaTTCCTCCCAAAAAATGGAAGGGAGAAAACCCATAGGAACCCAGTTCCTTTGTCCAAAACCAACCTACACCATGACAGACAGGTAAGGTCATGCTGTGTcattttaataactgaaaaggcaaatgtgtttaaaaattaaaaaaaaaaaaggaaggaaggaaattacTGGAGAAGATGCAGATACCGGAGAATCTTATAGtgaacaaagaataaaaacatcattCTTATCCTAATCGTATGTATAGGCAGAGGCTGTTCATGTAAATCCCTCTATATTCCTCTATTCCTCCTATAGCACGCACGGATTTTTAAATGAACCTACTGGTAAAAATTACTCAAATTAAGCCCTACTCTCCTTCCAATTATAACCTACACTGGCTTTTAAATGtcaattttctatttaattttcaaatgacaATTACATGTGGCATTCACAAACACAACTGTGAACTGACAAACCCGTTTTTAATTTCACAGATGCCTACACTGGCTTCAGTGCATTCTGAGTCTCCTAACTTGAATACCACTCGTATCTCCCACCTGACAGACTTCCTCACTCCTGCACACAACCAGGAATGGGAAACTACCTCTATACAGGCCTCCAAGCAGCACGGTCAGAGCTAAGGTACAtgaacaggttgcctagagaggttgtggatgccccctccctggaagcattcaagccaagctggatgtggctctgagcaacctggtctggtgcAACCTATAGCGGGGGGGtcagaactagatgatcttaagggtcccttccaacccaaaccattcaatgattctattaACTAGAATAAAtctgctcctcttccttctcattcAGCTACTAGATTTTGAAGATGGAACATTGCAGGAAGCCATGTGGGAAGGGCCGGCAGCTCTGGAAGCAGGTCACCATCACTGTGACATGCACGTGGCCATGCTAACAGGAACGGAGGCACGTGTCAGCAGCTGTATTTGTGGGCGGGTAAGGGAATCCCCACCAATAACTGTACCTGTGTCCTCTGTGGACAACCATCAGCTGTTCAACGTAATCCCTGCGTACGAGTGAGACAGAAGGGATTTGGTCTATATTGGTCTAATCTCCTAATGAATAATTTCAAGCACTCCCTTATCGAAGAGGTCATCTGATACACTGCTGTTGTTGGCTAAGAAGGTACGGTGCTACGTCCATGCTGCATGAGGCATCCTTTTAAAATAGGCCTTCACCTGTTGCCGTTCTGAAATCAGCTGCCGCAGCTCCAGCCACTGCTAACTGCTGGGGATACAAGAGCTCGAGTGGCGTGGCAGCTTCACCcgaaaaataaataaaataagaaaaataagaaaaataagaaaaataagaaaaataagaaaaataagaaaaataagaaaaataagaaaaataagaaaaataagaaaaataagaaaNagaaaaataagaaaaataagaaaaataagaaaaataagaaaaataagaaaaataagaaaaataagaaaaataagaaaaataagaaaaataagaaacccCCCCCTCCCAAAACTACGCAGTCCTTCCCAACCTGCTTCCACTGAGCCTCCACTCTGCCCCGATCCCTGCTCTGATCACCGCGCAGTGACCGCTCTCCACGTCCCGCTCAACGACCACTTCCTCAGCGTTCAGGCCCCGGGAACGCCTCAGCCGAGAGCCGGCAGCGGAGCGGAGCGGTCCGAGGGACGGCCGCCACTCTCCATTACCTTCTCCGGCTCAGAGTCGCCCTCGCCCGCCATGCTGTGACAGCGCCGCGCCGGCCACGCACCACCGAGAGCGAGCTGGGGCCGCGTAGAGCAGGCACGAGAGGAGGCCGCTCTAGCCGCCCCGTCTCTATGGTGCCCGCGCGGGGGGCGGGGGCGGGCGAGAGCGCCGACGCCATTTTAGGTCTAGCGCTGAGATTCCAGCAAAATCCTTTGTTCAGTGAAATGGGTCACGGAGCAGGGGGCGCGCGCGCGTGCTCGCACCTAGAGGGCGGGGGCACGCGGGCGCGCAGCAGGAAGGGAGCGAGCGCGGCGCTGGCGTCCGGCCCGACCTTCCCTGCTGCGCACCTCCGCTCGGTGCGGCCGACAGCTGAGCACCCTACACCCcatcccgtcccgtcccgtcccgtcccgtcccgaCCCGACCCAACCCGTCCCCGCCGTGCGCAGGGCAGCCCTTTCTCGCTTGCGAGCGCTCTTCGGCGCGGCTCCGCCGCTGCCTAAGCTGCTGCCCAAGCTGTGTTGGTTGACGGCGCCGCGCACCGCCCGGCCCGCTGCCCTCAGTGGACCGCTCGCGTTTTGTTGGTGTTTGGGACgtgatgctgcagcagccacgCAGCTCTAGCGGCCCTCCACTGCGTCCCTCGTGCCCTCGGCCCTTTACGCAGAGGGAGAGTGACGCGGCCTCCCTGTGCCTCCCCCGCCTTTGCTGTACCATAAATCCTCGAGTAGAGGCCCCCCGCTGTCCCGCGGCCTGAGGCCCAGCCCCAGCGGGGCtagcagctgaaggagcagggcagggcagggcagggctgaggGGTGAGTGGAAACGTGGCAAACGCGCTCAGGAGTGCCCAGAGGGTGAAGGAGGTGGCTCAGGCTGCCTGTACCTAGCCACGTCCCCTGCCATAGCCGGCAGCTGGAGCGGGCACAGGGAAGTCAGGGAAGTAATGCAGTGCTGGAGAGCATCGGGAAAAAGGTAGGGGGAAGGAGGGATATGAATTGTTCCATTAAGTGCTTTTGAAACAGGCCTTGTTTGGGTCATTTACAACTAAATCACACGAGTAATGTGCTCAGTGAGGGTAAATCAAGTTGACCTACTGGAAATAATGCCTTGGACCTATAATTTTGCCTGTAGTAAGATCTGAAAAggtaaatcatagaatcatagagtcatagggtggtttgggttggaaggaacctcaaagccCACTCAGCCCCAAACCTGCTGCTGCGGGCAGTGCTGCCACTCGCTAGCTCAGGTGGCCCAGCagccagggccccatccaacctggccttgtgtgcctccagggatggggcacccacagcttctctgggcagctttgccatcacctcactgccctctgagtaaacaacttctttctaacatctaacctaaatctcccttcttaGCTTCAAGCCATTCCCCCACTGTCCTATCACTAactgcccatgtaaaaagttgatttctctcctgtttgtaagctccttaaagtactagaaggccacaatgaggtctccctggagccttcaTTTCTACAGATTGAACAAGCTtaatctctgtggccctcctctggaccagctccaacagctccgAATGTTAGTGTATCAACAAACAGATACTGATACAAGTCCCTACCTCCTAAGTAGTGAACCACCCCCGTCGTTCATTTTAGGGATTGTTCTGTCTCAGCTAGGAAGTAAAACAAGGATGAGGGATGTGTAATGTTGcactttgatttaaaataaatagtgtgTGTTGAAATGCATTACTTTCCTCAGTGGAGTTAGATATCTTCAGATAATTTATAGTATTATTTTTGgatgtattttgttctttatgcCAAATAGAATGGCATAATTTTGCACTCAGTGGAATTCAAGTTTATTTGAGAGTTATGTTATGTTTTCAGGATTCTGAAAACAGTGTCCTTCTACACAGAATGAATTTTGATACATCAGTAGTTGAAAAGTGCTGTTCTACATTTGTTCTACATTTGACTGTTTGAAACCTTTGATTGATAGATCAGGAACAAGCCTCAATCCTTCCCACTAGTCCCAAATCTataattgttttgttatttctgtagcCATGAGGTCATGCTCAGAATTCATGGAATGAATACATctacagttttaaaaagattaGTAAATCTTACTGGAATGGAGAGTAGTTAACATCTTTTTATCCTTAATGTAATTTGTGTATGTACAAACATAGGACATTTACTGtaataaaatgtggaaaacaaaataattggcATCACCTCTTCTTGGAAGTTGTAATGTATGTTTTTATCTTAGTTGGTTTAGGAAACACCatataattgcattttattaCACAGTTGCAAGCACGGAAGAATATAGTAAGAATTCACATGTGTATGCTAATGCATCTGAAATTAACAGGGCCACAGCGTTGAAGACACTGCTTTTACTGCTGATGATATGGCCCGGCCTGCACAAGTTAATATTTTGAAGGAGATGAATGGaagaatctgatttttttgctttaaaacagaaaattggaTTTGGAATGAATGTGCTATAGACTAGAGTATGCAAATAGAACGTCCTTTGTCTGATAGTCAAGAACAGGCCCAGAAGAAGCACATATAGTTTATCCCTTTTCCAAACAGCATAACTTACACTGAAATATCCATTGGTAATAAAATTAACCTTCTAGTTT
The sequence above is drawn from the Numida meleagris isolate 19003 breed g44 Domestic line chromosome 3, NumMel1.0, whole genome shotgun sequence genome and encodes:
- the LOC110396849 gene encoding cytochrome c oxidase protein 20 homolog, with protein sequence MAGEGDSEPEKSFKLLGFLDVKNVPCARESVLYGSLGSLVVGLGHFLATSRVRRSCDFAVGGFICTMLGYWFYCRYNLAQQRIRQRMLKEGMRNKMLFEGSSFDPEKSKTGNERSNS